One window of Arthrobacter oryzae genomic DNA carries:
- a CDS encoding sugar phosphate isomerase/epimerase family protein, producing MMLKGSFSELGAFETLRKVSAIGYNAVEISQIPMTPENVAELDRSRSELGMDIAALSVAMETPKGMPADSLKDDFDKIVDDAKRLDSRLLRIGMLPFPAMKSIHAVVDFAKQANEYAERLQEQGIGLYYHNHHIEFAKFDGKYMLDVIAENSPAMGMEIDVHWVQRGGLDPVRTLEKYAGRTAMVHLKDYRIGQMPEASFGMLESGDFAGFMAEFRNVVQFAEVGEGNLDFASIIPAAEAAGAQYMLVEQDELYGRTVWDALQTSYDNLTAMGHSNLF from the coding sequence ATGATGCTGAAAGGCAGCTTCAGCGAACTCGGGGCGTTCGAAACGCTCCGCAAGGTCAGCGCGATCGGTTACAACGCCGTCGAGATTTCCCAGATCCCGATGACCCCGGAGAACGTTGCGGAGCTGGACCGTTCCCGCAGTGAACTGGGCATGGACATTGCGGCACTGTCCGTGGCGATGGAAACCCCCAAAGGCATGCCGGCCGATTCGCTGAAGGACGATTTTGACAAGATCGTGGACGACGCCAAGCGGCTGGACAGCAGGCTCCTGCGGATCGGCATGCTGCCGTTCCCGGCCATGAAGTCGATCCACGCCGTGGTGGACTTCGCCAAGCAGGCCAACGAGTACGCGGAGCGGCTGCAGGAGCAGGGCATCGGACTGTATTACCACAACCACCACATCGAGTTCGCGAAGTTCGATGGCAAGTACATGCTGGACGTCATCGCCGAGAACTCCCCGGCCATGGGCATGGAAATCGACGTGCACTGGGTGCAGCGCGGCGGCCTGGACCCGGTCCGCACGCTGGAGAAGTACGCCGGCCGCACCGCCATGGTCCACCTGAAGGACTACAGGATCGGCCAGATGCCGGAAGCCTCCTTCGGGATGCTGGAAAGCGGCGACTTCGCGGGCTTCATGGCGGAGTTCCGGAACGTGGTGCAGTTCGCCGAAGTGGGCGAAGGCAATCTGGACTTCGCATCGATCATCCCGGCCGCAGAGGCTGCCGGCGCCCAGTACATGCTGGTGGAGCAGGACGAGCTGTACGGCCGCACCGTCTGGGACGCGCTTCAGACCTCCTACGACAACCTGACTGCCATGGGCCACTCGAACCTTTTCTAG
- a CDS encoding Gfo/Idh/MocA family protein, which produces MSKKVRLGIIGLGQQGGAYARFISDGLVPNMEIGAICDTDPAKKELAAATYPDVPFHDDYIAMLESGDVDAVVTCVPHFLHPEMGIETLKRNIHALVEKPAGVYTKQVKELNEFAAGKPELSFAIMFNQRNNPLYRKLKEIVENGEIGAIRRTNWIITNWWRPQGYYNSSEWRATWGGEGGGVLVNQAPHQLDLWQWICGVPKSVYSKVAYGFRRDIAVEDEVTAVVDYGNGATGVFVTATHDIVGTDRFEILGDQGKIVVENSKTATVTRLKKPERELSDAMDMDDVRKLFMGELNPEQYYTTEVIEFESAWGAQHSGVLENFAANILDGTPLLAPGSDGINGVRLANAIHLSSWTGTEVGLDFDEDVFLAELNKRIADEGKFAERS; this is translated from the coding sequence ATGAGCAAGAAAGTACGCCTCGGCATCATCGGCCTGGGCCAGCAGGGCGGCGCCTACGCCAGGTTCATTTCGGACGGACTGGTCCCGAACATGGAAATCGGCGCCATCTGCGACACCGATCCCGCGAAGAAGGAACTGGCCGCGGCCACCTACCCGGACGTCCCCTTCCATGACGACTACATCGCCATGCTGGAAAGCGGCGACGTGGACGCCGTCGTCACCTGCGTGCCGCACTTCCTGCACCCGGAAATGGGCATCGAGACGCTCAAACGCAACATCCACGCCCTGGTGGAGAAGCCGGCAGGCGTGTACACCAAGCAGGTCAAGGAGCTCAACGAGTTTGCCGCGGGCAAGCCCGAACTGTCCTTCGCCATCATGTTCAACCAGCGGAACAACCCGCTGTACCGGAAGCTGAAGGAAATCGTCGAGAACGGCGAGATCGGCGCCATCCGGCGCACCAACTGGATCATCACCAACTGGTGGCGTCCGCAGGGGTACTACAACTCCAGCGAATGGCGCGCCACCTGGGGCGGCGAAGGCGGCGGCGTGCTGGTCAACCAGGCTCCGCACCAGCTGGACCTGTGGCAGTGGATCTGCGGCGTGCCCAAGTCCGTCTACTCCAAGGTTGCCTACGGGTTCCGCCGCGACATCGCCGTGGAGGATGAAGTCACTGCGGTAGTGGACTACGGCAACGGTGCCACCGGCGTCTTTGTCACCGCCACGCACGACATCGTGGGAACCGACCGCTTCGAGATCCTGGGCGACCAGGGCAAGATCGTCGTCGAAAATTCCAAGACGGCCACCGTGACCCGCCTGAAGAAGCCCGAGCGCGAACTCAGCGACGCCATGGACATGGACGATGTCCGCAAGCTCTTCATGGGCGAGCTGAACCCCGAGCAGTACTACACCACCGAGGTCATCGAGTTCGAGTCCGCGTGGGGTGCGCAGCACTCCGGCGTCCTGGAGAACTTTGCCGCCAACATCCTGGACGGCACCCCGCTGCTGGCCCCGGGATCGGACGGCATCAACGGCGTCCGCTTGGCCAACGCCATCCACCTGTCCAGCTGGACCGGCACCGAAGTGGGCCTGGACTTCGACGAGGACGTGTTCCTGGCCGAGCTGAACAAGCGCATCGCGGACGAGGGCAAGTTCGCCGAGCGCAGCTAG
- a CDS encoding LacI family DNA-binding transcriptional regulator, protein MTEPKTPDAAAPASPAKKHARDGKSNATIYDIAKVAGVNPSTVSRALSKPGRVSAKTQKLIEDAAAELNYQVNPFARALPTGRTNTFGLIVADITNPTFFDIIRGAQTTATLRDYTLVLAESAESGVTELTAARRMMATVDGLILASPRMDDDDIRALARDKPVVVINREVDGVPCVVPDVNKGISEAVRSLAANGHHKVAFVAGPPQSWMSARRWEGVQAACEWSRLEAVRLESSKPTVDGGRQVARDVRATGATAVLTYNDLLAIGLMQELQAAGLVVPDQISIVGFDDIFGADFTTPPLTTVRSPLGECGSGATTLLLDLLHGTGEPAGTLRVETELVLRGSSGRLLPAG, encoded by the coding sequence GTGACTGAACCCAAGACGCCGGACGCCGCCGCACCAGCCAGTCCGGCCAAAAAGCACGCCCGCGACGGAAAATCCAACGCCACGATCTACGACATTGCCAAGGTTGCCGGCGTCAATCCGTCCACGGTTTCCCGGGCGCTCAGCAAGCCGGGCCGGGTCAGCGCCAAGACGCAGAAACTCATCGAGGACGCGGCCGCCGAGCTGAACTACCAGGTCAACCCGTTCGCCCGCGCCCTGCCCACCGGCCGCACCAACACGTTCGGCCTGATTGTCGCGGACATCACCAACCCCACGTTCTTCGACATCATCCGCGGGGCGCAAACCACCGCCACGCTGCGCGACTACACCCTGGTGCTGGCCGAATCCGCCGAGTCCGGGGTTACCGAGCTCACTGCGGCCCGCCGGATGATGGCCACCGTTGACGGCCTCATCCTGGCCAGCCCGCGCATGGATGACGACGACATCCGCGCCCTGGCCCGGGACAAGCCCGTGGTGGTCATCAACCGCGAGGTGGACGGCGTTCCGTGTGTGGTGCCCGACGTCAACAAGGGCATCAGCGAGGCAGTGCGCAGCCTGGCCGCCAACGGCCACCACAAGGTTGCCTTTGTTGCCGGGCCGCCGCAGTCCTGGATGTCCGCCCGGCGCTGGGAAGGCGTGCAGGCCGCCTGTGAATGGTCCCGGCTTGAAGCCGTACGGCTGGAATCGAGCAAACCCACGGTCGACGGCGGCAGGCAGGTGGCGCGCGACGTCCGGGCCACCGGGGCGACGGCAGTGCTGACGTACAACGACCTCCTGGCGATCGGGCTCATGCAGGAACTCCAGGCCGCGGGCCTGGTGGTGCCGGACCAGATCAGCATCGTGGGCTTCGACGACATCTTCGGCGCGGATTTCACGACGCCGCCGCTCACCACCGTGCGGTCGCCCCTGGGGGAGTGCGGCTCGGGCGCCACCACCCTGCTGCTTGACCTGTTGCACGGTACGGGGGAGCCGGCGGGCACCCTGCGGGTCGAAACGGAGCTGGTGCTGCGGGGCTCGAGCGGACGGCTCCTTCCCGCGGGCTGA
- the uxaC gene encoding glucuronate isomerase: MSQSIAANPDRLLPADPGTRSIARDLLQRVQDLPIISPHGHVDAAVIEQNTPFPDPAALLVSPDHYVTRLIHASGVPLDQLRPSSTTQPGSRAVWHEFCKAWPLFEGTASGYWLRTQFSSVFGLAQEISAETADASYDAISAKLLEPGFRPRQLFKDFNIEVLATTDDPLDSLASHKAIAQDPTFHGRVLPTFRPDAYLNIAHPEWSANVDRLIAAAGDGASGYAGYITALENRRRYFVEHGAVSADHGVRTPATLKLDAGDAAKLFERARSGQATAQDREDFEAHMMYQMARMSVEDGLVMTIHPGSYRNHHGPTFENYGADTGHDIPFAVNYTEAIRPLLQDFGTAKDFHLVLFTLDETVFSRELAPLAGFYPSVYLGAPWWFLDAPDAMLRFRSAVTETAGFSRSSGFIDDTRAFCSIPARHDASRRIEASFLARLVAEHRVSEERAHELIVDIVDGSPRKVFKL, translated from the coding sequence ATGTCACAGTCGATTGCCGCCAACCCAGACCGGCTCCTGCCCGCGGATCCCGGAACGCGCAGCATTGCGCGCGACCTCCTGCAGCGCGTCCAGGACCTCCCCATCATTTCCCCGCACGGGCACGTTGACGCCGCAGTCATCGAGCAGAACACGCCCTTTCCGGACCCGGCAGCGCTGCTGGTCAGCCCGGACCATTACGTCACCCGGTTGATCCATGCCAGCGGTGTTCCGCTGGACCAGCTCCGGCCTTCCAGCACCACCCAGCCGGGCTCCCGCGCCGTCTGGCACGAGTTCTGCAAGGCCTGGCCCCTGTTTGAAGGAACCGCTTCCGGCTACTGGCTCCGCACCCAGTTCAGCAGCGTCTTCGGCCTGGCGCAGGAGATCAGCGCCGAGACCGCCGATGCCAGCTACGACGCCATTTCCGCCAAGCTGCTGGAGCCCGGCTTCCGCCCCCGCCAGCTGTTCAAGGACTTCAACATCGAGGTCCTGGCCACCACGGACGATCCCCTGGACAGCCTGGCCAGCCACAAGGCCATCGCCCAGGACCCCACGTTCCACGGACGGGTCCTGCCCACGTTCCGCCCTGACGCCTACCTGAACATCGCGCACCCCGAGTGGTCCGCGAATGTTGACCGGCTCATCGCGGCAGCGGGCGACGGCGCCAGCGGCTATGCCGGCTACATCACTGCGCTGGAGAACCGGCGTCGTTATTTCGTGGAACACGGCGCGGTGTCCGCGGACCACGGGGTCCGCACGCCCGCCACGCTCAAGCTCGACGCCGGCGATGCGGCGAAGCTGTTTGAGCGTGCCCGCTCGGGCCAGGCGACGGCGCAGGACCGCGAGGATTTCGAAGCCCACATGATGTACCAGATGGCGCGGATGTCCGTGGAGGACGGCCTGGTCATGACCATCCACCCGGGCTCCTACCGCAACCACCACGGCCCTACCTTCGAGAACTACGGCGCCGACACCGGCCACGACATCCCGTTCGCCGTCAACTACACCGAGGCGATCCGGCCGCTGCTGCAGGACTTCGGCACCGCCAAGGACTTCCACCTGGTGCTCTTCACCCTGGACGAGACCGTGTTCTCCCGCGAACTGGCACCGCTGGCAGGCTTCTACCCGTCCGTCTACCTGGGCGCCCCGTGGTGGTTCCTGGACGCACCGGACGCCATGCTGCGCTTCCGCTCGGCCGTCACCGAGACCGCCGGCTTCTCCCGCTCGTCCGGGTTCATCGACGACACCCGCGCCTTCTGCTCCATCCCCGCCCGCCACGACGCCTCCCGCCGGATCGAGGCCTCCTTCCTGGCCCGCCTCGTCGCGGAGCACCGTGTCAGCGAAGAGCGCGCCCACGAACTGATCGTGGACATCGTGGACGGCTCTCCCCGGAAGGTCTTCAAACTGTGA
- a CDS encoding mannitol dehydrogenase family protein, producing the protein MSIDLQPEDAGKAEPAVELPRLNRSLRPSAKAPVRIVHLGLGAFHRSHQAWYTHQAGDAADWGIAAFTGRRPDAALALAEQDGLYTVVERADAGDSFTVVSSIVEAVDGADVQRLAELLAAPATAVVTLTITEAAYRLGADGQLDRKAHDVVADLALLASGDGQPATPLGRLVLALAARRAAGAGPLAVVCCDNLSNNGTVAHNAVTGMAGAWDADLADWIDANISFVSTSVDRITPRTTEADIAAVQAACGYRDNSPVVAEPFSNWVLSGEFPAGRPQWEDAGAVFVADIEPYENRKLWLLNGAHSLLAYAGQLRGHATVAQALADPLCLRAVESFWDEAEANLSGTEGTADLQIPEYRRALLARFSNARIAHHLAQIAMDGSTKLRMRAVPVLQAERAAGRSGAAAALMIAAWMDYSAAAAELQDPLASQVAEANHLSGTDRIRALLALVDPNLAGDAAVVALVEDLCGTFGERAVSP; encoded by the coding sequence GTGAGCATCGACCTGCAACCTGAAGATGCCGGAAAAGCAGAGCCCGCTGTGGAACTTCCCCGGCTGAACCGTAGCCTGCGCCCGTCGGCAAAGGCTCCCGTGCGCATCGTGCACCTGGGGCTGGGCGCCTTCCACCGCTCGCACCAGGCCTGGTACACCCACCAGGCGGGCGACGCCGCGGACTGGGGGATCGCCGCCTTCACCGGCCGCCGCCCCGACGCCGCCCTCGCCCTGGCTGAACAGGACGGCCTGTACACCGTGGTGGAACGGGCCGATGCCGGTGACTCGTTCACCGTTGTCAGCAGCATCGTGGAAGCGGTGGACGGTGCCGACGTCCAGCGGCTGGCGGAGCTGCTCGCGGCTCCCGCCACCGCCGTCGTCACCCTGACCATCACCGAAGCCGCTTACCGGCTCGGCGCCGACGGGCAGCTGGACCGAAAGGCGCACGACGTCGTCGCCGACCTTGCGCTGCTGGCCTCCGGAGACGGACAACCGGCGACGCCGCTGGGCCGGCTGGTGCTGGCCCTCGCCGCCCGCCGGGCTGCCGGAGCGGGACCACTCGCCGTGGTCTGCTGCGACAACCTCTCCAACAACGGCACCGTCGCGCACAACGCCGTGACGGGCATGGCCGGGGCCTGGGACGCGGACCTCGCCGACTGGATCGACGCCAACATCAGCTTCGTCAGCACCTCGGTGGACCGCATCACCCCGCGCACCACGGAGGCGGACATCGCCGCCGTGCAGGCCGCGTGCGGCTACCGGGACAATTCCCCCGTGGTGGCCGAACCGTTCTCCAACTGGGTGCTCAGCGGTGAGTTCCCCGCCGGACGCCCGCAGTGGGAAGACGCCGGCGCGGTCTTCGTGGCAGACATCGAGCCGTACGAAAACCGCAAACTGTGGCTCCTGAACGGCGCGCACTCGCTCCTGGCCTACGCGGGCCAGCTCCGCGGCCACGCCACCGTGGCCCAGGCACTGGCGGACCCGCTGTGCCTGCGGGCCGTTGAAAGCTTCTGGGACGAGGCCGAGGCGAACCTTTCCGGCACGGAGGGGACCGCAGACCTGCAGATCCCCGAGTACCGGCGCGCGCTGCTGGCACGCTTCAGCAATGCCCGGATTGCCCACCACCTCGCGCAGATCGCCATGGACGGCAGCACCAAGCTGCGGATGCGCGCCGTTCCGGTGCTGCAGGCCGAACGTGCCGCGGGCAGGTCCGGTGCGGCTGCCGCGCTGATGATTGCCGCCTGGATGGACTACAGCGCTGCCGCGGCGGAGCTCCAGGATCCGCTGGCCAGCCAGGTGGCAGAAGCCAACCACCTCAGCGGTACGGACCGGATCCGTGCCCTGCTGGCGCTGGTGGATCCGAACCTGGCCGGGGACGCCGCCGTCGTGGCCCTGGTCGAAGACCTGTGCGGAACGTTCGGGGAGCGGGCTGTCTCCCCCTAG